The Arachis ipaensis cultivar K30076 chromosome B07, Araip1.1, whole genome shotgun sequence genome includes a window with the following:
- the LOC107608724 gene encoding ABC transporter C family member 3 isoform X2, with translation MCYVKNDECEDISTIEEPLLNGDDHASSMEKKETNRGGETVTPYLNAGIFSILTFSWIGSLIALGNKKILDLEDVPQLDSGDSVVEAFPAFKEKVEADCGGTNHITTLKLVKLLVVSAWKEILFTAFLALLNTLASYVGPYLIDAFVQFLDGKQLYENQGYVLVSAFFVAKIVECLSQRHWFFKLQQIGIRIRALLVTMIYNKSLTLSCQSKKGHTSGETINLMTVDAERIGVFSWYMHDLWLVVLQVSLALLILYKNLGIASIAAFFATVFVMLANVPLGSLQEKFQTKLMESKDARMKATSEVLRNMRILKLQGWEMKFLSKIIQLRKTEQMWLKKFVYTSAMTTFVFWGAPTFVSVVTFGTCMLVGIPLESGKILSALATFRILQEPIYNLPETISMIAQTKVSLDRISSFLRLEDLQFDVVEKLPLGTSDKAIEVTNGNFSWDLSSSITTLKNINLSVFHGMKVAVCGTVGSGKSTLLSCILGEVPKVSGTLKVCGKKAYVAQSPWIQSGKIEDNILFGKKMDREKYEKVLEACSLKKDLETLSFGDQTIIGERGINLSGGQKQRIQIARALYQDSDIYLFDDPFSAVDAHTGSHLFKECLLGHLSSKTVVYVTHQVEFLPAADLILVMKNGKITQCGKYIELLNNGADFMELVGAHKKALSTLDSTSTFEQDISVSNAHVVEQKEARKDDQIGNKIDINDHSELKGQLVQEEEREKGKVGFLIYWKYITTAYRGILVPFILLAQILFQTLQIGSNYWMTWATPISQDVDPSPVEGSTLILVYVALAIGSSFCILARAMLLVTAGYKTATLLFNKMHFCIFRAPMSFFDSTPSGRILNRASTDQSAVDTDIPNQISSVAFTLIQLLGIIAVMSQVAWQVFFVFIPVIAASIWYQQYYLPAARELSRLVGVCKAPVIQHFAETISGASTIRSFDQQSRFQETNMKLSDEYSRPKFNVTGAMEWLCFRLDMLSSVTFAVSLIFLVSIPKGVINPSIAGLAVTYGLNLNMVQAWVVWNLCRLENKIISVERIMQYTCVPSEPPLVVEENRPDPSWPLYGEVDIQNLQVRYASHLPLVLRGISCTFYGGLKTGIVGRTGSGKSTLIQTLFRIVEPAAGRVMIDGINISSVGLHDLRSRLGIIPQDPTMFEGTVRNNLDPLEEYTDEQIWEALDKCQLGDEVRKKDGKLDSPVSENGENWSMGQRQLVCLGRVLLKKSKILVLDEATASVDTATDNLIQQTLKLHFADSTIITIAHRITSVLDSNMVLLLHQGVIEEYESPSKLLEDRCSSFSQLVAEYSTRSKSTFDKSVVQ, from the exons AGCTTTTCCAGCTTTCAAGGAAAAGGTTGAAGCAGATTGTGGTGGAACAAACCACATAACCACTCTTAAGCTTGTGAAATTGTTAGTAGTTTCAGCATGGAAAGAGATTCTGTTCACTGCATTTCTTGCATTGTTGAACACTTTGGCTTCTTATGTTGGTCCTTATCTTATTGATGCTTTTGTTCAGTTTCTTGATGGAAAACAACTCTATGAAAATCAGGGCTATGTTTTGGTTTCTGCATTTTTTGTAGCAAAGATTGTTGAATGTCTTTCACAAAGGCATTGGTTCTTTAAGTTGCAGCAAATCGGAATCCGAATCAGAGCACTGCTTGTGACAATGATCTATAACAAATCATTGACCCTTTCTTGTCAATCAAAAAAGGGACATACTTCAGGGGAGACAATCAACTTGATGACGGTTGATGCCGAAAGAATCGGTGTTTTCAGTTGGTACATGCATGATTTATGGCTAGTAGTATTGCAAGTTTCATTAGCATTGTTGATTTTGTATAAGAATCTTGGCATTGCTTCAATTGCTGCATTTTTTGCAACAGTTTTTGTAATGTTGGCAAATGTTCCTTTAGGATCATTGCAAGAGAAGTTCCAAACAAAGTTGATGGAATCAAAAGATGCAAGAATGAAGGCAACATCAGAGGTTCTTAGGAACATGAGGATCCTCAAATTACAAGGATGGGAAATGAAGTTTCTATCTAAGATAATTCAACTCAGAAAAACTGAACAAATGTGGCTAAAAAAATTTGTTTACACTTCAGCCATGACCACATTTGTGTTTTGGGGTGCTCCAACATTTGTTTCTGTTGTTACTTTTGGCACCTGCATGCTTGTAGGGATTCCACTTGAATCAGGGAAAATCTTATCAGCACTTGCTACATTCAGAATTCTTCAAGAGCCTATATACAATCTTCCAGAAACAATTTCAATGATTGCACAAACTAAGGTTTCTCTTGATAGGATTTCGTCGTTCCTTCGCCTCGAAGACTTGCAATTCGATGTTGTAGAGAAGCTTCCATTAGGTACTTCTGATAAAGCTATTGAAGTAACTAATGGAAACTTCTCTTGGGATTTATCTTCTTCAATTACAACATTGAAGAACATAAATCTAAGTGTTTTTCATGGCATGAAAGTTGCTGTTTGTGGCACTGTTGGATCAGGAAAATCTACATTACTCTCTTGTATATTAGGAGAAGTACCAAAGGTTTCAGGAACTCTAAAAGTGTGTGGTAAGAAAGCATATGTTGCTCAATCACCATGGATACAAAGTGGGAAAATTGAAGATAATATATTGTTTGGTAAGAAGATGGATAGGGAAAAGTATGAGAAGGTTCTTGAAGCTTGTTCCTTGAAGAAGGATCTTGAGACTTTGTCATTTGGGGACCAAACAATTATAGGTGAACGTGGGATAAATTTGAGTGGTGGACAAAAACAAAGGATTCAAATAGCACGTGCTTTATATCAAGATTCTGATATATATCTATTTGATGATCCTTTTAGTGCTGTTGATGCTCATACAGGTTCTCATCTCTTTAAG GAATGTTTGTTAGGCCATTTGAGTTCAAAGACAGTAGTTTATGTTACTCATCAAGTAGAGTTCTTACCTGCTGCTGATCTTATATTG GTCATGAAAAATGGAAAAATTACTCAATGTGGAAAGTATATTGAATTGCTTAACAATGGAGCTGATTTTATGGAACTTGTTGGTGCACATAAAAAGGCTTTGTCCACACTTGATTCAACAAGTACCTTTGAACAAGATATTAGTGTCTCTAATGCTCATGTTGTGGAACAAAAAGaggcaagaaaagatgatcaaaTTGGTAATAAAATAGACATCAATGATCATAGTGAGCTAAAAGGCCAGCTagttcaagaagaagaaagagagaaaggtAAAGTTGGGTTTTTGATATATTGGAAATACATCACCACAGCATATAGAGGGATTCTTGTTCCATTCATATTGTTGGCTCAGATTCTGTTCCAAACTCTCCAAATTGGAAGCAACTATTGGATGACTTGGGCTACACCAATCTCACAAGATGTGGATCCATCACCTGTTGAAGGATCAACTCTTATACTTGTTTATGTTGCTTTGGCTATTGGAAGTTCTTTCTGCATTCTTGCTAGAGCTATGCTTCTTGTTACTGCCGGTTACAAAACTGCTACACTGTTATTCAATAAGATGCACTTCTGCATTTTCCGCGCACCAATGTCATTCTTTGATTCTACTCCAAGTGGTAGAATTCTCAATAGA GCTTCTACTGACCAAAGTGCTGTTGATACTGACATTCCAAATCAAATTAGTTCAGTTGCCTTCACTCTCATACAGCTTCTTGGAATCATAGCAGTGATGTCTCAAGTTGCATGGCAAGTTTTCTTTGTATTCATACCTGTCATTGCAGCCAGCATATGGTACCAG CAATATTACTTACCAGCAGCGCGAGAACTATCGCGCTTAGTTGGAGTATGCAAAGCGCCAGTGATTCAACACTTTGCTGAAACAATCTCTGGTGCATCAACCATTAGAAGCTTTGATCAGCAGTCTAGATTTCAGGAAACAAATATGAAACTTTCGGACGAATATTCTCGGCCGAAATTCAATGTTACTGGTGCTATGGAATGGTTGTGCTTTCGCTTAGATATGTTGTCTTCAGTCACATTTGCAGTTTCCTTGATATTCTTGGTATCTATTCCAAAAGGAGTCATAAATCCAA GCATTGCTGGTTTAGCTGTTACCTATGGACTAAATTTAAACATGGTGCAAGCTTGGGTTGTATGGAATCTTTGCCGCTTAGAGAACAAGATCATATCGGTCGAAAGGATTATGCAGTATACTTGTGTTCCTAGTGAGCCTCCCCTTGTTGTAGAAGAAAATAGACCAGATCCTTCTTGGCCATTATATGGTGAAGTTGACATACAAAACTTGCAG GTTCGTTATGCTTCACACCTTCCACTTGTGTTGCGCGGAATCTCATGCACATTTTATGGAGGATTGAAAACTGGCATTGTTGGAAGAACAGGAAGTGGTAAATCAACTCTCATACAAACTCTATTCCGAATCGTTGAACCAGCTGCTGGGAGAGTTATGATTGATGGCATCAACATATCTTCAGTAGGACTTCATGATTTGAGGTCTAGACTTGGCATTATTCCTCAAGATCCAACCATGTTTGAAGGGACAGTTAGAAACAATTTGGACCCTCTTGAAGAGTACACTGATGAACAAATTTGGGAG GCCTTAGATAAGTGCCAACTTGGAGATGAAGTTAGAAAGAAAGATGGAAAGTTGGACTCTCCAG TTAGCGAAAATGGCGAAAATTGGAGCATGGGACAGAGGCAATTGGTGTGCCTAGGTAGGGTGCTGCTAAAGAAGAGCAAGATATTGGTTCTTGATGAAGCAACTGCATCAGTTGATACTGCTACAGACAATTTGATTCAACAAACTCTTAAGCTGCATTTTGCTGACTCTACAATCATAACCATTGCACATAGAATCACTTCTGTTCTTGACAGCAATATGGTCTTGCTTCTTCATCAAG GAGTTATTGAAGAGTATGAGTCACCTTCAAAATTGCTAGAGGATAGGTGTTCTTCTTTTTCCCAACTTGTGGCTGAATATTCCACTAGGTCCAAGTCAACTTTTGATAAATCTGTTGTTCAATGA
- the LOC107608724 gene encoding ABC transporter C family member 3 isoform X3: protein MPKESVFSVGSLQEKFQTKLMESKDARMKATSEVLRNMRILKLQGWEMKFLSKIIQLRKTEQMWLKKFVYTSAMTTFVFWGAPTFVSVVTFGTCMLVGIPLESGKILSALATFRILQEPIYNLPETISMIAQTKVSLDRISSFLRLEDLQFDVVEKLPLGTSDKAIEVTNGNFSWDLSSSITTLKNINLSVFHGMKVAVCGTVGSGKSTLLSCILGEVPKVSGTLKVCGKKAYVAQSPWIQSGKIEDNILFGKKMDREKYEKVLEACSLKKDLETLSFGDQTIIGERGINLSGGQKQRIQIARALYQDSDIYLFDDPFSAVDAHTGSHLFKECLLGHLSSKTVVYVTHQVEFLPAADLILVMKNGKITQCGKYIELLNNGADFMELVGAHKKALSTLDSTSTFEQDISVSNAHVVEQKEARKDDQIGNKIDINDHSELKGQLVQEEEREKGKVGFLIYWKYITTAYRGILVPFILLAQILFQTLQIGSNYWMTWATPISQDVDPSPVEGSTLILVYVALAIGSSFCILARAMLLVTAGYKTATLLFNKMHFCIFRAPMSFFDSTPSGRILNRASTDQSAVDTDIPNQISSVAFTLIQLLGIIAVMSQVAWQVFFVFIPVIAASIWYQQYYLPAARELSRLVGVCKAPVIQHFAETISGASTIRSFDQQSRFQETNMKLSDEYSRPKFNVTGAMEWLCFRLDMLSSVTFAVSLIFLVSIPKGVINPSIAGLAVTYGLNLNMVQAWVVWNLCRLENKIISVERIMQYTCVPSEPPLVVEENRPDPSWPLYGEVDIQNLQVRYASHLPLVLRGISCTFYGGLKTGIVGRTGSGKSTLIQTLFRIVEPAAGRVMIDGINISSVGLHDLRSRLGIIPQDPTMFEGTVRNNLDPLEEYTDEQIWEALDKCQLGDEVRKKDGKLDSPVSENGENWSMGQRQLVCLGRVLLKKSKILVLDEATASVDTATDNLIQQTLKLHFADSTIITIAHRITSVLDSNMVLLLHQGVIEEYESPSKLLEDRCSSFSQLVAEYSTRSKSTFDKSVVQ, encoded by the exons ATGCCGAAAGAATCGGTGTTTTCAGTTG GATCATTGCAAGAGAAGTTCCAAACAAAGTTGATGGAATCAAAAGATGCAAGAATGAAGGCAACATCAGAGGTTCTTAGGAACATGAGGATCCTCAAATTACAAGGATGGGAAATGAAGTTTCTATCTAAGATAATTCAACTCAGAAAAACTGAACAAATGTGGCTAAAAAAATTTGTTTACACTTCAGCCATGACCACATTTGTGTTTTGGGGTGCTCCAACATTTGTTTCTGTTGTTACTTTTGGCACCTGCATGCTTGTAGGGATTCCACTTGAATCAGGGAAAATCTTATCAGCACTTGCTACATTCAGAATTCTTCAAGAGCCTATATACAATCTTCCAGAAACAATTTCAATGATTGCACAAACTAAGGTTTCTCTTGATAGGATTTCGTCGTTCCTTCGCCTCGAAGACTTGCAATTCGATGTTGTAGAGAAGCTTCCATTAGGTACTTCTGATAAAGCTATTGAAGTAACTAATGGAAACTTCTCTTGGGATTTATCTTCTTCAATTACAACATTGAAGAACATAAATCTAAGTGTTTTTCATGGCATGAAAGTTGCTGTTTGTGGCACTGTTGGATCAGGAAAATCTACATTACTCTCTTGTATATTAGGAGAAGTACCAAAGGTTTCAGGAACTCTAAAAGTGTGTGGTAAGAAAGCATATGTTGCTCAATCACCATGGATACAAAGTGGGAAAATTGAAGATAATATATTGTTTGGTAAGAAGATGGATAGGGAAAAGTATGAGAAGGTTCTTGAAGCTTGTTCCTTGAAGAAGGATCTTGAGACTTTGTCATTTGGGGACCAAACAATTATAGGTGAACGTGGGATAAATTTGAGTGGTGGACAAAAACAAAGGATTCAAATAGCACGTGCTTTATATCAAGATTCTGATATATATCTATTTGATGATCCTTTTAGTGCTGTTGATGCTCATACAGGTTCTCATCTCTTTAAG GAATGTTTGTTAGGCCATTTGAGTTCAAAGACAGTAGTTTATGTTACTCATCAAGTAGAGTTCTTACCTGCTGCTGATCTTATATTG GTCATGAAAAATGGAAAAATTACTCAATGTGGAAAGTATATTGAATTGCTTAACAATGGAGCTGATTTTATGGAACTTGTTGGTGCACATAAAAAGGCTTTGTCCACACTTGATTCAACAAGTACCTTTGAACAAGATATTAGTGTCTCTAATGCTCATGTTGTGGAACAAAAAGaggcaagaaaagatgatcaaaTTGGTAATAAAATAGACATCAATGATCATAGTGAGCTAAAAGGCCAGCTagttcaagaagaagaaagagagaaaggtAAAGTTGGGTTTTTGATATATTGGAAATACATCACCACAGCATATAGAGGGATTCTTGTTCCATTCATATTGTTGGCTCAGATTCTGTTCCAAACTCTCCAAATTGGAAGCAACTATTGGATGACTTGGGCTACACCAATCTCACAAGATGTGGATCCATCACCTGTTGAAGGATCAACTCTTATACTTGTTTATGTTGCTTTGGCTATTGGAAGTTCTTTCTGCATTCTTGCTAGAGCTATGCTTCTTGTTACTGCCGGTTACAAAACTGCTACACTGTTATTCAATAAGATGCACTTCTGCATTTTCCGCGCACCAATGTCATTCTTTGATTCTACTCCAAGTGGTAGAATTCTCAATAGA GCTTCTACTGACCAAAGTGCTGTTGATACTGACATTCCAAATCAAATTAGTTCAGTTGCCTTCACTCTCATACAGCTTCTTGGAATCATAGCAGTGATGTCTCAAGTTGCATGGCAAGTTTTCTTTGTATTCATACCTGTCATTGCAGCCAGCATATGGTACCAG CAATATTACTTACCAGCAGCGCGAGAACTATCGCGCTTAGTTGGAGTATGCAAAGCGCCAGTGATTCAACACTTTGCTGAAACAATCTCTGGTGCATCAACCATTAGAAGCTTTGATCAGCAGTCTAGATTTCAGGAAACAAATATGAAACTTTCGGACGAATATTCTCGGCCGAAATTCAATGTTACTGGTGCTATGGAATGGTTGTGCTTTCGCTTAGATATGTTGTCTTCAGTCACATTTGCAGTTTCCTTGATATTCTTGGTATCTATTCCAAAAGGAGTCATAAATCCAA GCATTGCTGGTTTAGCTGTTACCTATGGACTAAATTTAAACATGGTGCAAGCTTGGGTTGTATGGAATCTTTGCCGCTTAGAGAACAAGATCATATCGGTCGAAAGGATTATGCAGTATACTTGTGTTCCTAGTGAGCCTCCCCTTGTTGTAGAAGAAAATAGACCAGATCCTTCTTGGCCATTATATGGTGAAGTTGACATACAAAACTTGCAG GTTCGTTATGCTTCACACCTTCCACTTGTGTTGCGCGGAATCTCATGCACATTTTATGGAGGATTGAAAACTGGCATTGTTGGAAGAACAGGAAGTGGTAAATCAACTCTCATACAAACTCTATTCCGAATCGTTGAACCAGCTGCTGGGAGAGTTATGATTGATGGCATCAACATATCTTCAGTAGGACTTCATGATTTGAGGTCTAGACTTGGCATTATTCCTCAAGATCCAACCATGTTTGAAGGGACAGTTAGAAACAATTTGGACCCTCTTGAAGAGTACACTGATGAACAAATTTGGGAG GCCTTAGATAAGTGCCAACTTGGAGATGAAGTTAGAAAGAAAGATGGAAAGTTGGACTCTCCAG TTAGCGAAAATGGCGAAAATTGGAGCATGGGACAGAGGCAATTGGTGTGCCTAGGTAGGGTGCTGCTAAAGAAGAGCAAGATATTGGTTCTTGATGAAGCAACTGCATCAGTTGATACTGCTACAGACAATTTGATTCAACAAACTCTTAAGCTGCATTTTGCTGACTCTACAATCATAACCATTGCACATAGAATCACTTCTGTTCTTGACAGCAATATGGTCTTGCTTCTTCATCAAG GAGTTATTGAAGAGTATGAGTCACCTTCAAAATTGCTAGAGGATAGGTGTTCTTCTTTTTCCCAACTTGTGGCTGAATATTCCACTAGGTCCAAGTCAACTTTTGATAAATCTGTTGTTCAATGA